ATCAATTGACATCAATTTCCCGGCGGTTTTGTCAGGATATTCTGCAATTTTTCGGACAACATCTATTTCTTCTTTTTTGAGTAGTAGCGCCATTTTTTTCCGGATTCGTTCAGGCAGGTTTGTGAATAGTTTTATTTTTTCGTCTGATGCCATATCAGTCAAAATTTCTGATATTGATGCATCTTCAAGGTTGTTTAAAATATATGTTTGTTCTTCAAACTCCAGTTCTTCAAAAATTTCAACTGCTCTTCTTGTATCCAGCAGTTTGAAAACAACCAGTTTTTCCTGTGCTGAAAAATTATACCAGCCTTCCGCTAAATCAATCGGATGAATACCTTTAAGCAATCGTTTTAACTCAGCAAAGTTTTTTTCTGTTATCAGTTCTTTTATCTCAGGCAAAAATAATGCCCAGGATTGAATATTGTTTTTTTTCATATAACTACCACTGAACCGACGCACAATTTATACACGGAATAGACACGGAATTACACTGAAAGTCTTTTGAATCTGTCCACAGACTAAAGTCGGGTGTAATTTTATTCCCCACTTTAGTGGGTTGATTTTTTGACTTTGTGCTCTCTGTGGTTATGCAGTTTTCTTGAACTTCAGTTCCGTGTTACTCCTTAAATAGTTCCTCAACATCATACTCGTCTAAAATCTCGCCAAAAATCTCTTCAACAATATCTTCTATAGTAACAAGTCCAACCGTTTTATTTTCCGGATTTTTTACAATTGCGAGATGTGCCTCACCTTTTTTGAACTGTCTCATCAATTCTGAAACCTTTTTGTTTTCATCTACAACCAATACAGGTCTTAACAAATCATCAACAGTAAAAACCGCACCACCACGCCACATATCTAAAAGGTCACGAGAATAAATTATACCGATGATATTATCCTTATTATCTTTATATACGGGGACTCTTGAATGACCGGTTTCAACAATCAAATCAATAAATTTCTCGCGTTCTATATCTATGCTAACCATTTCTATTTTTTCGTTTGGTGTCATTATATTTTTTACAGTTATCTGTGGAAAATTGAGTACAGAATGCATCATCTGTTTTGTTTCAAGTCCTAACACACCGACTTCCTGTCCGATAGAAATGGTAGTTTTTATATCTTCATATGTTAAAATAGGAATCGCTTTTTTGCCTGATTTGCCCGTAATTAAACCAGCGAGATATGTAAAAAGCTTAGATACTGGCGAGACAAATTTATCAAAATAATAAAGTTTATTTATTGAAAAAAGCGAAATCTTCTCGGAATTACGGATACCGAGTACTTTGGGCACTATTTCACCGAGAATAAGAAAAACAGCCCAGACAAAAACTGCAGTGATACCAACAATCAGCGCTTCGTTGAGTTGGTATTTTTGGCTTATTTCAACTGCAAGCGATGTGGCAACCGCAGTGCCAATGATTGTGACCGCATCGTTACCTAAAAGCAATGTAGTTAGATATTTATTCGGATTTTCAAGCCATGTCTTGAATCCATTTACTTTTTTAGGATACTCGTTTAAAAACCTTTTTATTTTTACTCTGGAAAGTGAAACCAGCGCAGATTCAACCATAGAGAATGAAGCAGCGATAAAAAAAAGTACAACCATCAAAACGATTTCAATTAACGCAAACATTTGAGTTAACCCGAATTATCACGAATAATTTTAAGAATCTCTTCCTGTTTTTTCCAC
The DNA window shown above is from Elusimicrobiota bacterium and carries:
- a CDS encoding hemolysin family protein encodes the protein MFALIEIVLMVVLFFIAASFSMVESALVSLSRVKIKRFLNEYPKKVNGFKTWLENPNKYLTTLLLGNDAVTIIGTAVATSLAVEISQKYQLNEALIVGITAVFVWAVFLILGEIVPKVLGIRNSEKISLFSINKLYYFDKFVSPVSKLFTYLAGLITGKSGKKAIPILTYEDIKTTISIGQEVGVLGLETKQMMHSVLNFPQITVKNIMTPNEKIEMVSIDIEREKFIDLIVETGHSRVPVYKDNKDNIIGIIYSRDLLDMWRGGAVFTVDDLLRPVLVVDENKKVSELMRQFKKGEAHLAIVKNPENKTVGLVTIEDIVEEIFGEILDEYDVEELFKE